The DNA region TTGTATTTTTAATAATCACGCCGTGTTTTATTTGGATCAATAATCGCTTTAATAACTATGAAGAGTTCGATGAGCTAGAAGAGAGCGCTCTTGTAATACTGAGAATAAAAAAGCAGCTATTACATGAGTTACTTAATTGGGTAAAAGACAACAACTTGAATGCAAAGCAGATCCAGGAAAGGTTAATGGTGAGCCCTAAGAGAGCTGCAGATATCATTTACCAGAGAATCGATCAATTCACGGTTGACTCTCTAACCAACTTTGTTCTCAGAACTGGTAAGACTGTGACAGTTACAATACGGGACAAATAATTAATCTAAAGCATCTCTGTATAGCTGCAATAACATCAATGTCAAAAAAATTACAATAATTGAAGGCAGACGTGATGCAATTGAGCGCAACTTGTTCATCGCATTATAAAATGAATAAATTATCTGCTCAGCTTGAGGTTATTGCGGGAAAGTCTCCATCTGAGTTAAGTGTTCTACCAGACCCATTGGCGATCGATTATTCATTAAATCAAGGTTAAATTTGACAGATTAATTTTCTATGAGAAAGTAATTTTATCGCTTACTTTTTTATGGAAACAAATATGTCACAAAATTTAACCATGATTGATCATGCAATTAAAGACTGTCGCAGTATATCTGCAATGTTACATGATGCTGC from Methylotenera sp. L2L1 includes:
- a CDS encoding XRE family transcriptional regulator, coding for MEKPLIAGLLIIIVFLIITPCFIWINNRFNNYEEFDELEESALVILRIKKQLLHELLNWVKDNNLNAKQIQERLMVSPKRAADIIYQRIDQFTVDSLTNFVLRTGKTVTVTIRDK